GATTGCCGCCCAGGGGGATGTAGAGGTAGTCCCGCAGCCAGGTGGAGAGGCTGATGTGCCAGCGGCGCCAGAACTCGGTGATGGACTGGCTGATGTAGGGCTGGTTGAAGTTTTCCATGAAGCGGAAGCCCATCATCAGGCCGAGTCCGATGGCCATGTCGCTGTAGCCGGAGAAGTCGAAGTACAGCTGCGCGGTATAGGCCAGCATGCCCAGCCAGGCGTCGCCGGTGCTCGGGTCCTGCAGGGCGAAGCTGTGGTCCACCAGGGGCGCGAGGCTGTCGGCGATGAAGACCTTCTTCACGAATCCCTGCATGAAGCGGGTGGCGCCTTCGGAGAAGGTGTCGAGGCTGTGGCTGCGCTGGGTGAACTGGTCGGCCAGGTCCTTGTAGCGCAGCACGGGGCCGGCGATGAGTTGCGGGAAGAGGGCGATGAACGCGGCGAAGTTGATCAGGTTGCGCGTGGGTTCGGTGTCACGGCGGTACACATCCACCAGGTAGCTGATGGACTGGAAGATGTAGAAGGAGATGCCGATGGGCAGGATCACCTGGGTCAGCAGCATGGGCTCCCAGCCCAGGGCTTCCAGCAGGCGGTTGAGGTTGTCCGCGCCGAAGTTGGCGTACTTGAAATAGCCCAGGGTGAGCAGGTTGCCCACCACGCCCCAGAGCACCCAGCGCTGGGCGCTCCGGGTGCCCTGGCCGGCCCCGTGGATGGCCAGGCCGAAACCGTAGTTCCAGAGGGTCACCGCGATGAACAGGGCGAGGAAGTCCACTCGCCACCAGGCATAGAACAGGTAGCTGCCCACGAGGATCAGCAGGTTTCGGTAGCGGTTCCCGATCAGGTAGTAGAGGCCGAGGAAGCTCGGCAGGAACAGGAACAGGAACACGTTGGATGAGAAGACCATCCGCGTCTCTCCGTTGAACATGGGTTGTCTGGCCCGCCGTGGTGGCGGTGTTTATTTCTCCCCTCTAGAGGGGGTTGTCCGTGCCAGGGCCTGGTCCGGCGCTGGCGCTGTTGCTCCCCTCGCCCTTCGGGAGAGGGGCCGGGGGAAAGGGATGCCGGGCTCCGTGCGGCGTCGACTTCCCTCACCCCAGCCCTCTCCCAGGGGGAGAGGGGGTTGTCCGTGCCAGGGCCTGGTCCTGCGCTGGCGCTGTTGCTCCCCTCGCCCTTCGGGAGAGGGGCCGGGGGAGAGGGATGCCGAGCCTCGTGCGGCGTCGACTTCCCTCACCCCAGCCCTCTCCCAGGGGGAGAGGGGGTTGTCCGTGCCAGGGCCTGGTCCTGCGCTGGCGTTGTTGCTCCCCTCGCCCTTCAGGAGAGGGGCCGGGGGAGAGGGATGCCGAGCCTCGTGCGGCGTCGATTTCCCTCACCCCAGCCCTCTCCCAGGGGAGAGGGGGTTGTCCGTGCCAGGGCCTGGTCCCGCGCTGGCGTTGTTGCTCCCCTCGCCCTTCGGGAGAGGGGCCGGGGGAGAGGGATGCCGGGCTCCGTGCGGCGTCCGACTTCCCTCACCCCAGCCCTCTCCCAGGGGGAGAGGGGGTTGTCCGTGGTCAGCTCCCGCCCTCCCGTTTCGGGTGGAACACCCGGGTCACGTCGCCGCCCAGGCGGAAGGTGGTGTAGGGCCCCATCTCGTCCTTCCAGGCCAGGGTCTTCGGTTCGCAGCCGTAGAGGGCGCACCAGGGTTCCAGCCAGGCGAACTTGGTGTGCTTCTTCAATTCGCCCATATCCTGGTTCTCGCCTGTCCGGTCCTCGAAGGCGTCCTGGTCGTCGACGCCCTCCAGCACCCGTTCGCCGAGGCGTTTCAGGGCGCCGTCGTTCTCGTCCTGCAGGTCCTGGCCGTTGGCCTGGGCGAAGCTGGCGATCATGGCCAGCGGCGGCAGGGCGTAGTTGTGGTAGGCCAGCGCGCGTTGGCGGCGCTTGAGTTCGTTGGGCAGGAAGCCCTGGTCGTCCACCTGGGCGGCGGCCACGCGGAACTGGTCCACCGACCAGTCGTAGAGGTCGCGGCGGTTGGTCGCCACGGCGGTGGCCATGATCGACCAGGCGGCCCAGTAGGCGTGGTTGTTGACCTTCTTCAGGGGCAGGCCGCTCCAGTCCTTCACCACCTGGTCGGCCAGGTGCGAGAACCAGGACTCGATCAACCGCGCCTGGCTGCCGTAGGCGGCCAGTGGCCGGGAGTCGGAGAACTTCAGCTGCAGGTAGGCCGAGGCCATGCTGCCCAGGGCCCATTTGCGCATGGACTTGCCGGTGTGGTTGTACTCGGTGCTCAGCAGCGCGTTGGCCTGGGCCCAACTGCCCAGCCACTGCAGGCTGCACTCCAGCTGGGTGCGCTGTCCCTTGCGCAGGTAGTCCGTGACCATCTTGCTGACGCCGCGCTCCATGTCGGTGATGTCGGCGGTCTTTTCGCGGAAGGCCTTTTCCGCTTCGGGGTTGAGGGTGGCCCGGGCCTTGTCGGAGCCCTCGTACTTGCTGCGGAACTCCAGCTTGGCGGTATAGGGCTTGGGCGGCGCCTTGCAACTGCCGCCGTCCTTGCCACGGACCTCCACCGGGGCGTAGTAGCCGGGTGGCGGTACCAGCTGCGACGCGGTTGCCTGGCCGGCGAGCAGGATGCCGGCCATCAGGGGGGCCAGGTGCCAGGTTCGGGTGCTCATCATCTCCTCCTTCCTCAATCGGCGCGCGCCGTGAGGGGGCTTTCGCCCTTGGCGGGCCGGGCGCAGACGCTCACCTCGACGCTGAGGTCCTGGGGAATCTGCTCGGGGCCGTGGATTTCCACCGCGAGCAGGTTCAGGTCGGCCCAGTCGGGGTCGTTGCGCAGCTCGAAGACGTAGCGTCCACCGGTGTCGACCCGGTCGCTCTGTTCCAGCTTGAAGTTCTCGCGGCGGCCGTTGAGGTACCAGAGGGTCGCCTTGGCCTCATGCACCGAGGGGTCGCTGAAGCGGAGGTCCACCTGGTAGTCGCCGCCGCGCAGGTCCCGGAGCGGGGCGCCCTTGCCATTGACCACCACCTCGTTGGCGCCGGCGTGGAGCTTCACCTTGTTCTTCAGGGCCACGGGGCGGCCCTCGCAGCCGTTGTTCACCAGCGGCACGGCCTGGCGGTAGAAGCTCTGCTGGGCCATGTCGTAGTGGGTGGCGAACTCCCAGATCAGCACCTTGGGCGGGTTGTCGTGGAAGTCCTGGCTGCTCATGTACTGCAGCAGGGCGCTGTCGAAGCCGCCGCCGCTGACCGCCAGGTTGAGCACCTCGACGCCGGCGTGCTGCTGGAGGAAGCCGGCGAAGTTGTAGGCCGGGCCGCTGTTGCTGGTGCCCACCAGGGCCACCCGAGGGGTGGATTCATCGCCGAACAGGCTGTCGCCGCTGGCCTCGCCGGCGGCTTCCGTCTCGTAGCGCGGCACGTACTGGGTGGCGTAGCTGGTGCCGCAGAGCTGGCCGGCGGTCTTGTGCAGGGTGCCGGCCTTGGGCAGCAGGCCCACCACCTTGCTCTCGAAGCGCTGGGTGGGAATCTCGTCGAAACCGGGGATCTGCTTCAGGGTCTCGGCCACCCGTTTCGCCGTGCGATCGGCGCCGGCCGGGGTCCAGTGATGGTCGGCCTTGAAGTAGTAGTCGGTGCCCAGGTCCCGTTCGTCGAACAGCGGCGAGAGGTCGGTGACCCAGATGCCGGCCTGGCGGAATTGCGCCACGGCGGCCAGGTAGTTCTTCTTCGCCAGGTCGTAGTCGAAGCGGGCCTTTTCTTCGGGGGTCAGCTTGTCGCGGTTCACCAGGCCCCGGGTGGGCTGGTAGACCACCATCAGCTCCACGCCCCTGGCCTTCAGGGCATCCCGCAGCCGGCGCAGCTCTCGCCAGCCCAGGGCCGTGGTGCCGAAGTCGGTGCGCAGGTCGTAGCGCGTGCGGAACAGCCAGTCGCCCTGGCCCTGCACCAGGGCCGCGAAGAAGTCCAGGTACTTGGTGTTGTAGCTCGCCGGGTCCTGGGCGATGGCGCAGAGCGGCCCGGTGCGTTGCACGCTGTACTCGGGGGCGGCCTGTGCGCTCCCCGTGGCGGCCAGGAGGCTGGCGGCGAGGGCCGAGGTGGCGAGGCGGAGTCGGGTGGAAGTGTGCATGTCGGGGTTCCTCAATCCTGGAGCTCGGCCTGGCTTTCGACGGGGTCGATCAGCACCGCCTGCTTGCGGCGCACCATCAGGTCGAGGATCTCGTCCTGCTTTTCGCCCAGGATGCCGGCGAAGCTGATGCCGGTGGACTTGCTCGGGGCCAGCAGCTCGACGTCGTAGAGTTCCACCGAGAGTGGCGAGTCGATGGACAGGGGGCTGGAGCCGTTGCCGGCGAGCTTGCCGCCCACCAGGATCAGCGAGACCTTGGTGTCGAAGGGGTCCAGTTCGACGTTTCGGTCGGTGTTGGAAAGGTCCTTGATGTGGCCGTAGACGCCGGTCAGGCCGTTGGCCGCCGAAAGGTTCTCGTAGAGGCGGATGTTCACGCTGTTGCGCACGCGGATGCCGTGGCGCTTGTTGCTGAGGATCTTGTTGCCCCAGAGCAGGTTGTTGGAGCTCTCGTAGAGGGTGATGCCGTCGGCGTGGTTGCGGTACACCTCGTTCCAGGCCACCAGGTTGTTCACCGAGTTGCGGTCGATGACGATGCCCGAGAGCTTGTTGTCATAGCTCCGGTTGTTGACGATCCAGCTGTCGTCCACCTCGCGGGAGATGATGATGCCGTGCTTCTTCTTCGTCCCGTGGACGGTGTTGTCGGCGATGATCAGGCCGTGGGAGCGGTCGTGGGGGTCGATGCCGTAGACGATGTTGTCCCGGTAGGTGTTGCCCTTGATCACCACGTTGGCCGCCTCGTAGCAGTAGAAGCCGTACCAGTGGTCGACGAACTCCGAGTCCAGCAGCCAGCCGGTGGGTTCCGCGCGCTTCAGCCGCGCGTGCATGCCCGGGGTGTACTGGGTGATGGAGACGCCGTAGGACTTGGAGTTGTCGTAGCCCAGGCTGGTGACGGTGCTGCCGACGATGTAGAGCTCGCTGCCGCCCCAGGACACCAGGAAGGGGCGGAATTCCGACGGCGAGCGGAAGTGGGCCGGGGCCTTGTCCTTTTCGCGCCAGGCGGTGAGCCGGCTGTCCTTGATGAACAGCTTGCCGTCGTTGACCAGGAAGGCACCGCGTTCCTGGGACAGGCGGAAGTCACGGGTGGCCTTGCCGATCTCCAGGTTGGCGTCCTGGGCCACCACCAGCGGCAGGCGGGACAGGTAGACGCCCGGCTCGACCTCGGCGAATTGGTGGTCGGGCAGCGCGCGGGCGATGTCCGCGGGGGTGACATGGCCGCCTTCGATGAAGATCGCCTGGGGCATGCCCTGCTGGCGCTTGACCCATTCCCGCAGGCGTTCGTCGCCGCCGATGAAGTCCTTCAGGGCGTCCTGCTGGAGCATGCGCCGGACCACGACGCGGCCGGGCCGCGAACGGTCGATCTTCGCTTCCACCGCCTCGGCGGTGTAGCCGGAGAGGTCCGGCACCTTGGGCGTCTCGAGGTGCAGTTGATCCACCGGTGCGGTGGTGACGGTGTAGTTGCGGGTTTCCTTGAGCCCCCGGGCGGGCTCGGCGCCCTGGACCCAGGGGGCGGCGAACTGCAGGGCACCGAGTACGATGCCGCTCGCCAGTAATGTGGTTCCCATGCCGCGTTTCACGGTTGTTCCTCCCATGCGCCGGGCACTCATCAGAAGCGCCAGATGAAGTCGACGAAGGCGCGGTGCATCAGCGAGTCGGTGCCGGCGCCATAGGCGTCGCCCGGCTTGAACAGGCCGCCACGGAAGCGCACCAGCGCCGAGCGCTCGTCCAGGTGCTCGGCCATGGAGGCCGGCAGCAGGCCCTGCTTGAAGTAGCGGGTCACCACCAGGTCCACTTCCTGGCCGATGTCTTTCTCGCCGTCTTCCAGGGGCGCGATGATTCCGCTCTGGCCGACATCCTGGTTGTCGTCGACGCGCCAGAAACGGTGGTAGACCAGGCTGGCGTCGTAGTCCTCGCCGAGTTGCCAGGAGGTGAAGGCGGTGGCCACCTGCAGGTTGCTCAGCTCGCCACGGAAGGCCTCGCCGAAACGGTGCAGGCGGGCTTCGGTGCCGGTGAAGTTGGAGCGGTTGCTTTCGAGGCCGGTCTGGCGGAACTGCTCGGAACTGTCGTCATCGCCGCCACCGCTGCCCCGGGCGTAGGCGCCGCCCACTTTCCACTGGTCATCGAGCGTCCAGCGCAGGCCCAGGTCCAGGGCCCAGGCGTCGACGTCGACCTGGCGCTGGCCACTGGCGATGGCCTGGTCGCCCACCACCGTCTGTTGCAGTTCATCGGCGTCACCGGTGAGCCAGGTGGCCTGCGCCCAGTAGTTGAGGGGCAGGGTGGAGCGGCGGTCGAAGAAGCCGCCATCGGCTTCCAGGCCGAGCCAGGTGAGGTCGCCGGTGCTGCGCTTGGAGCCTTCGTCCACGGCTTCGCCGGGGGCCGGCAGGTCCCCGCTGTCGCGGCTGTGGTGCAGCTTGGCGCCGACCCAGTGGCCAGGCTTCCACTGGGTGGAGATGTCGCCGAAGAGGTGCTGGCGGTCTTCGTCCTCGGGGGCCAGCTCGTCGATGTCGGTGCGGTATTCGCTGAAGCGTTCGGCGATGCCGGCATGGGCGCGCAACAGGGTGGTGTCGAAGCTCCAGCGCAGGGCCTCGATGTTGGTGTCCCACCAGGTGCCCTCGTCGCTGCGCACGCGCTGGCGACCGAAGCGCAGGTGTTCGCCGGGGTAGGCGGTGAGGCCGCCGTAGTCGACCCAGAACTCCCGCAGGGCCAGGTAGCTCTTGTCCGGCTCGCGGCCGCTGTTGGCCTGCCCGGCGTCCGCGTCGATATCGCCGGATTCCAGGGTGTCGGTTTCGACGGTGTCGGTGGCGGTGACCGCCTGGCCCAGGGCCAAGGCGCTCCAGTCGCCGCGTTCGCCGTAGACCCAGGGGCGCACGTCCAGGCCGATGCCGTTGACGTCGCCGCCATCGCGGGTGCCCAGGTCGCGGTCGTCTTCCGACTGGGCGGTGATCTTCACATCGAGGCCGAAGTTGCGGGCTTCGGGCTCGGCGGCGTGGGCGATGCTCGCGGCCAACAGGGACAGGCCCAGGCCGGCCTTGATCCAGGGGTGCTTGTTCATCTGTTTCTCTTCTCTCTCGTTCCTCCGGCCACGGTTCGGTCCGACGTGGCGGGGAAGGGGGCTCATAGGCTGCTCATCTGGGTGTCGGGCGCGGTCAGGCCGCGGGCGGCGCGTTCCTCGCGCAGCAGGCGTTCGGCACGTGCGCGCTGTTCCGGGCTGAGCTGCTGCTCGACCTGCTGCGCCAGTGCGAGGGCCTGCGGGGTGTTCTTGGGCAATGCCAACTGGCTGAAGACATAGGCGTTGACCGGGTTCGGCTGGATGCCCTTGCCCTGGGAAAACATCTGGCCGAGGGCGAAGTCGGCGTTGATCTGGCCGTTGCGCGCCGCGTCCAGCAGGTATTCCAGCGCCTTGTCCGGGTCGATGTCGCCGAGGTAGCCGCGCAGGTGGATCTGCCCCAGCAGGTAGCGGGCGGCGGGCTCGTTGGGGGCGGCCCGCAGCAGGTGCTCAACGGCCTTCTGCGGGTCCTGGGGCACCAGCTTGCCTTCGTAGTGGAGGCGACCCATGAGCAGTTCGGCGCGGGGCAGGGAGGCGGCTCGGCCTTTCTCCAGGTAGCCCAGCATCTGCTCGGTGTCCCCGAGGCCAGGGTAGTCATAGAGCAGCTTGGCGAGGCTGACCCAGGCGGCGGGATGGGCCGGGGCCACGGCTTCCAGCAGTTCCCGGGCCTTGGCTTCGGCCGGCTGGCCCAGTTCGGCGTCCGCCAGCACCTGGGCCACCGAATCCACGCGCTGGGCGGGGATGCGGCCGGCACGGTAGCCGGCCATCAGCTGTTCCAGCAGCGTGTCGCGGGCTTCGCCGTTGCCTTGCTTCTGGTACACCGTGGCCAGTTCCACGTAGCAGACATCGGCGCTGGCCAGGCTGGCGGTGCAGATGCGTTCGATTTCCGCCAGGTGCTGATCGTAGGTGCCCTGGGTGCGGTAATAGAGAATCTGCGCCAGGGCGGCCTGTGGATAACCCTCGGCGCGCCAGCGGGCGATGCGTGCGGGCAGGTTCACCTCCGGGAAGTCCTGGGGGTATTGCAGGTAGAGCATCGCCAGGGGCAGCAGGCTGCTGGCCTCACCGGCGGTGAAGGACGCTTCCAGCAACTGTGCGGTTTCCTGGCGCTCGGCAGGGGAAAGGTCGGTCTTGCGCGCCAGCAGCTTGCCCAGGCGGGCCTTGGCCCGGGGCGACTGGTCCATGGCCTGGCGATAGGTGGCTTCGGCCTGTTCCAGTTGCGCCGGGTCGCCGCTGGCCACCTGCAGGTCGGCCAGGCCGACGGCGGCATCGGCGTAACCCAGTTCGGCGAGCTGGCGGAAGTTGCGTTCGGCGGTGGCGTTGTCGCCGCGTTGCAGGGCTTCGCGGGCCAGGCGCTCGTCCGGCAGCCCGGCGCAGCCGGCCAGGGCGACGGCGGCGGCCAGCAGCAGGACGGGAGTGGCGTGATGGGCCATGGCTGCGCCTCCTCAGAAGCCGGCGGCCAGGGCGCGGTCGATCAGCCAGTCCAGGGACGGACCCCGGTCGACGCTGACTTCCACCGGCTGGCCGGCGAGGCTGCTGGGCAGCGGCTCGTCGGGCTGGATGGTGGCGCGGATGTCGGCGGACAGGCTGCCGTCATGCAGGTTGCTGCTGACGATCTGGCCGTGGCGCGGGTGGTTCTCGCCGGCCACCTGGAAGGTTACCCGGGCACCCGGCTTGGCCTGGGCGAGGTTGCGGAAGGGGAAGCGCGCCTGCACCGTGGCCAGGCTGTCCTGGGGCACCAGCTCGAAGATCACGTCGCCCTTGCTGGCGAACTGGCCGTCGGCCACCAGCTGGCGCGCCACTTTGCAGTTGCAGGGGCTGGTGAGGGTGCCCTGCATCTGTTTGCCGAAGAGTTCCTCGACATTGGCCGGGGTGAGCTGATCGTCGGTGAGGTGGCCCTTGAGCATCTCCAGCATGGTGGCGTTGAAGGAGGCGATGGGCGCGCCCTTCTCGATGCTGGCGTCCGGTCCCACCAGGCTCTGCACCGTGCCCTCGCGGGGCATGGTCACCTGCATGGAGGGCACCGCCACCAGGGCCGAGTCGGCGTGGGTGACGAAATAGAGGCCGTAGAGGGACTTGGCGATGTAGCCGAAGGCGCCGATCCCCACCACGAAG
This genomic window from Pseudomonas furukawaii contains:
- a CDS encoding MBOAT family O-acyltransferase, with translation MVFSSNVFLFLFLPSFLGLYYLIGNRYRNLLILVGSYLFYAWWRVDFLALFIAVTLWNYGFGLAIHGAGQGTRSAQRWVLWGVVGNLLTLGYFKYANFGADNLNRLLEALGWEPMLLTQVILPIGISFYIFQSISYLVDVYRRDTEPTRNLINFAAFIALFPQLIAGPVLRYKDLADQFTQRSHSLDTFSEGATRFMQGFVKKVFIADSLAPLVDHSFALQDPSTGDAWLGMLAYTAQLYFDFSGYSDMAIGLGLMMGFRFMENFNQPYISQSITEFWRRWHISLSTWLRDYLYIPLGGNRHGTLRTYRNLFLTMLLGGFWHGANWTFLIWGAWHGLWLSIERALGVNAAPRVFRPLRWAFTLFLVMLGWVIFRAENLEVAGRIYVALFSFNGWQLSELNRAQINELQIATLLLAWAVLAWFGRSQFRAEAPVEGQLVANPDGSLALRQPLAIGLQAFALRFALLGLFIASVLKLSAQSFSPFLYFQF
- a CDS encoding mannuronate-specific alginate lyase — its product is MMSTRTWHLAPLMAGILLAGQATASQLVPPPGYYAPVEVRGKDGGSCKAPPKPYTAKLEFRSKYEGSDKARATLNPEAEKAFREKTADITDMERGVSKMVTDYLRKGQRTQLECSLQWLGSWAQANALLSTEYNHTGKSMRKWALGSMASAYLQLKFSDSRPLAAYGSQARLIESWFSHLADQVVKDWSGLPLKKVNNHAYWAAWSIMATAVATNRRDLYDWSVDQFRVAAAQVDDQGFLPNELKRRQRALAYHNYALPPLAMIASFAQANGQDLQDENDGALKRLGERVLEGVDDQDAFEDRTGENQDMGELKKHTKFAWLEPWCALYGCEPKTLAWKDEMGPYTTFRLGGDVTRVFHPKREGGS
- a CDS encoding alginate O-acetyltransferase, whose protein sequence is MHTSTRLRLATSALAASLLAATGSAQAAPEYSVQRTGPLCAIAQDPASYNTKYLDFFAALVQGQGDWLFRTRYDLRTDFGTTALGWRELRRLRDALKARGVELMVVYQPTRGLVNRDKLTPEEKARFDYDLAKKNYLAAVAQFRQAGIWVTDLSPLFDERDLGTDYYFKADHHWTPAGADRTAKRVAETLKQIPGFDEIPTQRFESKVVGLLPKAGTLHKTAGQLCGTSYATQYVPRYETEAAGEASGDSLFGDESTPRVALVGTSNSGPAYNFAGFLQQHAGVEVLNLAVSGGGFDSALLQYMSSQDFHDNPPKVLIWEFATHYDMAQQSFYRQAVPLVNNGCEGRPVALKNKVKLHAGANEVVVNGKGAPLRDLRGGDYQVDLRFSDPSVHEAKATLWYLNGRRENFKLEQSDRVDTGGRYVFELRNDPDWADLNLLAVEIHGPEQIPQDLSVEVSVCARPAKGESPLTARAD
- the algG gene encoding mannuronan 5-epimerase AlgG, encoding MGTTLLASGIVLGALQFAAPWVQGAEPARGLKETRNYTVTTAPVDQLHLETPKVPDLSGYTAEAVEAKIDRSRPGRVVVRRMLQQDALKDFIGGDERLREWVKRQQGMPQAIFIEGGHVTPADIARALPDHQFAEVEPGVYLSRLPLVVAQDANLEIGKATRDFRLSQERGAFLVNDGKLFIKDSRLTAWREKDKAPAHFRSPSEFRPFLVSWGGSELYIVGSTVTSLGYDNSKSYGVSITQYTPGMHARLKRAEPTGWLLDSEFVDHWYGFYCYEAANVVIKGNTYRDNIVYGIDPHDRSHGLIIADNTVHGTKKKHGIIISREVDDSWIVNNRSYDNKLSGIVIDRNSVNNLVAWNEVYRNHADGITLYESSNNLLWGNKILSNKRHGIRVRNSVNIRLYENLSAANGLTGVYGHIKDLSNTDRNVELDPFDTKVSLILVGGKLAGNGSSPLSIDSPLSVELYDVELLAPSKSTGISFAGILGEKQDEILDLMVRRKQAVLIDPVESQAELQD
- a CDS encoding alginate export family protein: MNKHPWIKAGLGLSLLAASIAHAAEPEARNFGLDVKITAQSEDDRDLGTRDGGDVNGIGLDVRPWVYGERGDWSALALGQAVTATDTVETDTLESGDIDADAGQANSGREPDKSYLALREFWVDYGGLTAYPGEHLRFGRQRVRSDEGTWWDTNIEALRWSFDTTLLRAHAGIAERFSEYRTDIDELAPEDEDRQHLFGDISTQWKPGHWVGAKLHHSRDSGDLPAPGEAVDEGSKRSTGDLTWLGLEADGGFFDRRSTLPLNYWAQATWLTGDADELQQTVVGDQAIASGQRQVDVDAWALDLGLRWTLDDQWKVGGAYARGSGGGDDDSSEQFRQTGLESNRSNFTGTEARLHRFGEAFRGELSNLQVATAFTSWQLGEDYDASLVYHRFWRVDDNQDVGQSGIIAPLEDGEKDIGQEVDLVVTRYFKQGLLPASMAEHLDERSALVRFRGGLFKPGDAYGAGTDSLMHRAFVDFIWRF
- the algK gene encoding alginate biosynthesis TPR repeat lipoprotein AlgK; translated protein: MAHHATPVLLLAAAVALAGCAGLPDERLAREALQRGDNATAERNFRQLAELGYADAAVGLADLQVASGDPAQLEQAEATYRQAMDQSPRAKARLGKLLARKTDLSPAERQETAQLLEASFTAGEASSLLPLAMLYLQYPQDFPEVNLPARIARWRAEGYPQAALAQILYYRTQGTYDQHLAEIERICTASLASADVCYVELATVYQKQGNGEARDTLLEQLMAGYRAGRIPAQRVDSVAQVLADAELGQPAEAKARELLEAVAPAHPAAWVSLAKLLYDYPGLGDTEQMLGYLEKGRAASLPRAELLMGRLHYEGKLVPQDPQKAVEHLLRAAPNEPAARYLLGQIHLRGYLGDIDPDKALEYLLDAARNGQINADFALGQMFSQGKGIQPNPVNAYVFSQLALPKNTPQALALAQQVEQQLSPEQRARAERLLREERAARGLTAPDTQMSSL
- a CDS encoding alginate biosynthesis protein Alg44 is translated as MNTAVNLNVVHESEAQRQHARVKIPGRILFIARGERVEASLLDVSAGGFAFTTDRHSASVGDHHKGRLLFQIDGLSLGLDVEFQVRSIDSRNHRAGCVFHSLAPRDIATLRYLISAHLSGELVTAGDLLSTLQRENFTKPRKQGGGGGMGALGRLKAVTFSLGIFVVGIGAFGYIAKSLYGLYFVTHADSALVAVPSMQVTMPREGTVQSLVGPDASIEKGAPIASFNATMLEMLKGHLTDDQLTPANVEELFGKQMQGTLTSPCNCKVARQLVADGQFASKGDVIFELVPQDSLATVQARFPFRNLAQAKPGARVTFQVAGENHPRHGQIVSSNLHDGSLSADIRATIQPDEPLPSSLAGQPVEVSVDRGPSLDWLIDRALAAGF